In one Yarrowia lipolytica chromosome 1A, complete sequence genomic region, the following are encoded:
- a CDS encoding uncharacterized protein (Compare to YALI0A00957g, similar to Q8U8U2 Agrobacterium tumefaciens putative acetyl transferase), with the protein MTTPEEQIHRVWRRSVEASHEFLSPAEIDEIDQQLTVSRFFHQDDFILHRDDSGTIKAFVLVSETDTQTHMEALFVDPECFGSGIGSQLVQRVVEQARQKGHTAVLVDVNEQNPRAAQFYAKMGFKQYSRNELDDQGRAYPILLLSRPVD; encoded by the coding sequence ATGACGACACCCGAAGAACAAATCCACAGAGTATGGAGAAGATCGGTGGAAGCATCTCACGAGTTTCTGAGCCCAGCAGAGATCGATGAGATCGATCAACAGCTGACGGTCAGTCGATTCTTCCACCAGGACGACTTCATATTGCACAGAGACGACTCTGGCACCATCAAGGCCTTTGTTCTTGTTTCGGAAACAGACACCCAGACACACATGGAGGCGTTGTTTGTGGATCCAGAATGCTTCGGGTCGGGAATCGGGTCTCAGCTCGTACAAAGAGTGGTGGAACAGGCGAGGCAGAAAGGCCATACTGCGGTTCTGGTTGACGTCAACGAACAGAACCCCCGGGCGGCGCAATTCTACGCAAAAATGGGCTTTAAACAGTACAGTCGAAACGAGCTGGATGACCAGGGTCGCGCCTATCCCAttctgcttctttcgagACCAGTAGACTAG
- a CDS encoding uncharacterized protein (Compare to YALI0A00979g, similar to Saccharomyces cerevisiae ZRT3 (YKL175W); ancestral locus Anc_1.172, similar to uniprot|P34240 Saccharomyces cerevisiae YKL175w ZRT3 vacuolar membrane protein involved in the regulation of zinc storage), translating to MISLLPDLDHLTGDEQAWFLTFASSVACILGCLILYVDSVIYGFRRLKGWITGEPAGETEDLWNSKGFLIISLSLSGGILIFTALYRLFPQALVYLEHSELLTPQQSNFLVLVMFTSGVIVCAGINYLVHAATSKSIVHCVHGDERKDSAVTATSSSSHTHTELPPPRAHTQTRTHSHVHGGHHHVHHQDSPLTHATHTHVIPAGEMSESTPLLHVAPRKRSILDLAHETIKGAAPVGECRGYTCGDCCAPEDQVICDPDPFEEPFAYPGEEFRFQDDHAHVHHDREDIDDIDPLDDHHHDHDHHDHDHDTDLEHQVHHHHVSTRRSHLYSIALQTGLAITLHKLPEGFITFATSHADKELGLNVFLSLVVHNFTEGFTIAFPFYASLRKKWQAVLLASILGGCSQPLGAVVAWLMFRHQNLHTDATDILYGSIMGMTCGFLCIIGLQMYGTAIGFGGTQKVCLTSAFAGMFIVGSCYALTA from the coding sequence ATGATATCGCTACTTCCAGACCTGGACCATTTGACGGGCGACGAGCAGGCGTGGTTTCTGACGTTTGCGTCGTCGGTGGCCTGCATTCTGGGCTGTCTGATTCTCTACGTGGACAGCGTCATCTACGGGTTCCGACGCCTCAAGGGCTGGATCACCGGAGAACCTGCGGGCGAAACGGAGGATCTGTGGAACTCCAAGGGCTTTCTGATCATCTCGCTGTCGCTGTCAGGCGGCAttctcatcttcaccgCTCTTTACAGACTGTTTCCCCAGGCGCTGGTCTACCTGGAACACTCGGAGCTGCTGACGCCCCAACAAAGCAActttctggttctggtcaTGTTCACCAGCGGCGTCATTGTCTGTGCCGGAATCAACTACCTGGTTCACGCCGCCACCTCCAAATCAATCGTCCATTGCGTGCACGGAGACGAACGAAAAGATAGCGCCGTCACcgcaacctcctcctccagccacaCCCACACTGaactaccaccaccacgtGCCCACACCCAGACACGAACCCACAGTCACGTCCATGGTGGACACCATCACGTGCATCACCAGGATTCTCCCCTCACCCACGCGACCCACACACACGTGATCCCCGCGGGAGAAATGTCCGAAAGCACCCCCTTGCTCCATGTGGCTCCCAGAAAGCGGTCGATTCTCGATCTGGCCCATGAAACCATCAAGGGAGCGGCTCCTGTCGGAGAGTGTCGAGGATACACCTGTGGCGACTGTTGTGCGCCCGAGGATCAGGTGATTTGCGACCCCGATCCGTTTGAAGAGCCGTTTGCTTACCCCGGAGAAGAATTCCGGTTCCAGGACGACCATGCTCACGTTCACCATGATCGAGAGGACATAGACGACATTGATCCTCTTGACGACCACCATCATGATCACGACCATCACGATCACGATCATGACACTGATCTGGAACACCAGgtccatcaccatcatGTTTCCACCCGACGTTCGCATCTGTACTCCATTGCGCTTCAGACGGGTCTGGCCATCACTCTACACAAGCTTCCCGAGGGCTTCATCACCTTTGCCACTTCTCACGcagacaaggagctcgGGCTCAACGTGTTTCTGTCGCTGGTGGTTCACAACTTCACCGAGGGATTCACGATTGCATTTCCCTTTTACGCGTCGCTTCGGAAAAAGTGGCAGGCCGTGTTGCTGGCGTCCATTCTGGGCGGCTGTTCCCAACCTCTGGGAGCAGTGGTGGCCTGGCTCATGTTCCGGCACCAGAACCTGCATACGGATGCCACCGATATTCTGTATGGGTCAATTATGGGCATGACGTGCGGGTTTCTGTGCATCATTGGGCTGCAGATGTACGGCACCGCCATTGGTTTTGGAGGCACACAAAAGGTG